GAGCTTTCGGGCGGTACCTCCTTCAAAAAGGTAGAAGTCGTCATCTTTTCTCGTTCCTGTTTGTTTATGGTCTGCTATTATTCTTGGAAAATCCATCGACCAACCGAGTCCGAGGATACCTGTGGGTGCGTCCCGGTTCCATGTTTCTGTCTGTCTGGATACGTCCGCAGAATTATAGGAGATGGTCACCGAGGGACTAATGCCGTTCATACCCGGTAACGATACAAGGTTGACAGGGAAGGCAACTTCTCCTGTAAACAGGTTAACCGAGCTTATGGCACTGCCTGAAATATCTGACCCCAGATTAAAGCCTGCTTCTGGTGCCTGAGTGGGAGCATCGCCCTGGCCAAAGCCGGAAATAAAGGATGAAATAATAACGAGTAGCGTGCTGATTAGAAGTTTTTGAGACGTCATGGTTAATTAAATGTTGAAGTAAGATTACTTTTGGAAATAGCGAAAGTAGATATAAATATTATAAATTAAATAAATAAAGTCATATTGATTATTGACTTAATCCATAAGAATTAGATTATCAAGGAGTTGTGTATATCTTGCAAGTATGTTTTGATATTGGGAACTATCCGGTGGTATTTCTTTAAGCTGGCCGGAGCTGAACCGAAAGAAAAGCTTAAGAGAGAAACTTGAGGGTTTAATAGTTCTGTATTCCATGTCTATCAATACCACTTTGTTTTTAGCATTGATAAAGTAGTTTCCCTTGAGCCGGTGCGTGTAATCAAAGATTTTCATTGTTCAATTTACCGGCATATTCACTGGGTCTTTAATTAACAGATATTGCAGGATATTACGGAAAACCCTCAAGAAGAAATGTGCTCATATTTTTCCCTATTTACTAATTAAAACAATTATTAACCTGATATAAAATACTTTAAAGGGGTAAACATGAAAAATGTTTTATAAATAGTTAAAAAAATAATTAAAACTTACACAAAAAATACATCGCGTGATATGTAGTGTCAGATATAGTTAAGAGGTGAACATAAAATCTGAAAATTTAATTAGAACCCGTTGTTTTGAAAAGCTGACCCTATTGAAACTTCAATAGAAAGCACTGCATTGATACAATCACTATGCCATTAACATAAAAACTAAAAAAGGCGGTTTAATTAGATTTCAACCGCCTTCCTTTCATCCGATATAATATTACCCAAAAATCACGCTTGCCGCATCATCCATTACCTCCTGTTCAAACTCAGAAAAGTATGCCTCCGTTGTTGCATAATCCGTATGCCCAAGCATATCACCGATTACTGCTTTGGACACTCCTTTGTTTTTGCCGGCCATTGCGAAGGTATGCCTTATTACATAACTGGAAAGTCGGATAGGGAGGTCAGCTGCGTTGCCTATTTTTGCCAGTAATTGGTTGAAGGATGAAAGCCTGGTGGCGTATTTCTTGTGTATTACTTCACCATCAGGGTCTTCAATAACATCTTCAAGTACGGGAAATATAAGGTTGCCAGGCCTTTTTTCTTTCAGGTAATAATCGAGTATAGCTTGTGCTTCCGGCGGAATACTGAAATTAAATTCCTTAACGTTGGCCCCTCGTTTTGTTTTTCTTCTTTTATATCTCAACCGTCCTTCTGCAATACAATCTCGGGTTAGATGGGCAAGGTCTGCAAAATTCATTCCTCTTAAATAGAACATGAACAGCATGTAATTTCGGGCATGCCATACCTTTGTATCCGGTGGGTAAGATAATTCCTTAATAATTTGTATATAATCGTCTTTTACCGCTCGTTTGTTTGACTCACCTTTTTTTATACTGTAGCCTAATTGTCCAAACGGATAATGTTCTCGGCCAACTTCCGTGCTTCTATCTTTGATAGCAAGATTATAGATCCTCCTTATATAGCGTAGTATTATAGATATGGTACTGGTTTGTAAATTTCTGTTTTTGCAAACAGCGTCAAATCCATATATGAACATTTCATCTATTTCAGTGATGAGCAACCTATTATTTCCGTGATACTTTAAAACTTCATCAACGCTGTATTTACACATTCGTGCCGAAGAATATTGTTTGGATTGCCTATACATCTGCTCTATTTTTTTTCCATAGGCAAAAAGAGTGGTTCTTCCCACCATGGCAGGTTCAGATGATTTAGTCTCTGCTTCATCTGAAATAGCTTTTGCGATTGCATCCGCAACATTATATACCGTCATATCTTTCAGGTGAAAGCTGTATCTGGTGAGTACATCTTCGGCAATAGAGAGCTTGTTATATAACTGCCTGTTTGCCCGTGTGGAATTTTCATAGGAACTTTTAACCTTATTGTTTTTAAAGTCCCATTCGGACTCCAGATGCTTTAAACCTGTGGATATTCTTTTGGGTACTCCTTTGTGGGTAAGACGGATAACCACAGGGAAAATTTTTGACTTTTTATTTCGGTTGTCCAGTCGTAATGCAAGTGTTGCCATAGATTCAAAATTTTGTTGTTAGATTTATGAATAAGTATAGGCTACACTTGTCAAAATTGTTGCCAAGTTTTTGCCAAGTTTTTAAGATTCTAATGGTTTGAAAGGGAATGCCAGAATGGCAAAACTGTATTTAAGTGTTGATTAAGGTACTTTTTGGTTGGTTAAGGGGGAGGACTTCATTGATCGGTAATCGGTGAGTTTTCACTGGTTGCCGATTTTTTTTGATATGGGATTATTGCGTGAGGAAACGGTGAACAGTAATCGGTAAATGGTAACCAGATCGGAAGTGTGTTAGATTATTGGAAGGGATTATAGGGGTGTTTTGATGTTAAATAGTCACGGTAAACTATTTGAACAGTAAACAATTTTAATTTAATCAGGTCAACTCTTATCAGGGAAGTGCAGTGTTCAAGTTACCAATTACTCCTTACCGGTCACCGATAACTTAGCCAGCGTACATACCCTCAACCTCTCAACAATTCCCAAAATTACTTATCTTCAAGGGTGGTTTTGAGAGAGTTGTAATGCAGATAGCCAGATTTTTATTATTTTTTTTACTGATATTCCCTGCGAGTTTAGCAGTTACCGGGCAAATTATTGCCCTGGACCCCGAAGTAGATGAACAGATCATCCCTATCAATCAGCTTCAGATTTATGAAGACCCACTGAATAATGTTGATTTTGACCAGGTAAGAAGGAACCCACGCCTTTTTTATATGAAGCCTGACTTTACTCCCAAAGATTATAATACGGCTTCGGCTTATTGGGTAAAGTTAACACTGAAAATTCCTGAACACCACAATGAGCACTGGCTGCTGGAGTTTTACGATCAGTCCATCGACCATGTGGAGGCGTACATCCCTCAGCCTAACGGAGGTTTCAAAAAACTGGTCATGGGAGACATGTACGACTTCGATCAAAAGCCTTTTCAGCATAAAAACTTTGAAATACCCTTAAACTCCAACCTGAGTGGCCTGCAAACTTTCTACTTTCAGATAAGGTCCCATGCCTATGCTGATATCCGGATTGCGGTACGTACTATTGATCGTTTTATATACTATGCACTCAATGAGTATTTTCTTTATGGCATCTTCTATGGCATGATCCTGATCATCAGCTTGTACAACCTACTGATCTTTTCAGCCATCAGAGAGGTGAAATACCTGTATTATACTTTCTATATTTTGAGCGTAGGCGTCTATGCCATGTGTGTGGACGGCATAGCTTATCAGTATTTGTGGCCTGGTTGGCCTGCGTGGAACCAGATAGCCTATGGTGCAGCACTTTTTTCGTTGATATTTTGGGCAGTTATCTTTGGTCAGCGTTTCCTGAATACAAAAAGAAGGGCACGAAAGCTTCACCGCATCATCAATGTAGTACTGATTATGAGGTCAGTGCTATTTGCGTACGCCCTTGTTTTTGACCAGACTTTATTCGAATGGCGAAATATTGAGATCATCCCGCTGTCCCTGATATTTTACGCCGGTATACATGTACTGATCAGAGGTTACAAGCCAGCACGTTTCTTCGTTATGGCCTATGGCATACTCTTCCTGGGCTTTCTGTTCAAGGCTTTGTTGAACCTTTCCATTGTTCCTTTCGGGATCATTTCCTACTACAGCCTGCATATCGGCTTCCTACTTGAGATGCTGTTCCTTACCTTCGCCCTGAGTGACAGGGTGAGGATATTGAAGGACAATCGTGACCGTGCGCTGAAAAGGATTATCATTCAGCATCAGGAAAACGTTAAGCTCAAAGATAAGGTCAACAGAGAGCTGGAAGACCTCGTGGCCAGGCGCACCACCCAGTTGCAGGAGAAGAACCTGCAGTTGGAGGAGGCCAACAATAAAATGATCGAACAGGCCAAGGAGATCAACAAGATCAATTCGATGCTTGACCTGGATAACTGGAAACTCAAAAACAACATCAAAGAGATACTGCAAGACCGCCTGGTGAACAAGAACCTGACGCTGGAGCAATTCAACAAAATATTTCCGGACCCCATCAGTTGTTTTAAGTTTCTGGAAAGGCTGAAGTGGTCGGAAGGCTATGAATGCAGCAAATGCGGAAACAACAAATATTCGCCCGGGCATACCAAATTTTCACGCAGATGCTCCAAATGCGGGTACGATGAATCGGTAACGAGCAACACCGTTTTCCACCGCATCAAGTTTCCGATCGAAAAAGCTTTCTACATTTTATACATTACCAATAACCGTCAAAACTCCTATACGCTTGACGAGCTTTCGGAGATCCTGGACTTGCGCCGGAATACGATCTGGAACTTTAAAAAGAAAATAGAAAGTGTATATGATACGGCTGAAAATGAGGGTAAAAGTGTCCTGATCCATGACCTGTTTTCTGCTCACCTGGGAGACTGACAATCAGCTTCAAAAAGCCTATGCCAAAGGAAATAGAAGTTAAATCGATACTGAATAAAACCAAAAAGCGTGACAGTTGGTTTCTCGACGATTATACAGTGAACCTGTATAGCAGTTGCTCATTCAACTGCCTGTACTGCTATATCAGGGGTAGCAAGTACGGCACCAATCTTGAACAAAGCCTTTCTGTAAAAACCAATGCCATTGAAGTGTTGGACAAGCAGTTATTCAACAGGGCAAAGAAAGGCCAATATGGCTATATTGTACTTTCCTCGGCTACTGATCCTTATCTTCAGGTGGAGAAGAAGTATGAACTCACCCTGCAAGCTCTTGAGGTAATCTCCAGGCACCGATTCCCTGTACATATCATTACCAAATCAGACCTGGTGGTGCGTGACTTCGACTTGCTGCACAAGATAGACCAAAATGCCATACTTCCTCATGATCTGCAATCATCTCCCGGACGAGGAACCCTTATATCATTTTCATTCTCAACATTGGATGAAAAAGTGGCCGGTATATTTGAAAAAGGTGCTACCAAGCCGTCCAAACGACTGAAAGCACTCGAAAAAGCAATAAGGGAGGGTTTTCATACCGGAGTAAGCCTCATGCCTTTGCTTCCCTTCATTTCGGATACCACAGAAAACCTGACATTGTTTTTCTCTACATTTAAAGCTTTAAACGTTAGCTATATACTTCCGGCTACACTGACTTTGTTTGGCAATGGCTCCGCCGATAGCAAAACCCTGGTGATGAAAGCTATCAGAGCACATTTTCCGGAGCTTGAAGAGAGGTATATCCGCTTTTTTCAAGAGGGTTATCAGATGCCTGCTTATTATCAAAAAGCCTTCGCAGAAAAGATGAAAGAGCTTTGCGATGAATACAAAATACCTGGCAGCATTACAGCTCCAGGCAAACCTTACTAACTTTTTCGGTGCTTTAAACTATGACGAAATGATCTGCAAGACCAACTCTTTCGTTAATGGGCGTCCGTTGGCTTTTGACTTTATATCAGCAAAGGAGTACCTGAAATCGCAACCGGCTTTCCATTGGCTACAGCCATAGGCAGTTTTCCCTTTTATCAAAGTGCCCTTACCGCACCGAGGGCATGCAGGCATACCATTATTGGCTGGTTTTGGTGCCTTCGGCCTGGTTTTATTCTCCAATTCCAGCTCAAAGGTTTCTGTCAGCTTCACCACTCCCTCTACTTTTTCACCATTGAGCACAAAACCCTTGAGTTTGGTGGTCGCCTTTTTGTCAAGCAGCCTTTGTACCTGCTTGTCAGTGAACTTTTTGCTCATAAATGTGAAAGGCACCCGCATATTGCATCCGGCTTTCCATTCACTGCATCCATAGCTGCTCTTGCCTTTAAGCATATTCCCGGAGGAGCATTTTGGGCATTTCATTCCCTTCGAGGTGTTCTTTTTGGTAGCTTTTTTATTGGCGCCAGCTTTAGGAGCGGCTACTATAGGCTTACCTGCTTCCTGGCGCACTTCCGATACCAGGTCATCTACCATCTTCTTCATGTTGGCTATAAACTGCCCAGCACCAAACTCGCCCTGTTCTATCTCTTTCAACTTCTTTTCCCAATGCCCCGTAAGCTCGGCCGACTTTAACTGTTTATTTCGTATGGTGTTGATAAGCTGTATACCCATCTCCGTAGGCAACACTTGCTTTTTCCTTCTTTGAGTATATTTTCTTTTAAAAAGGGTCTCTATAATGCTTGCTCTTGTAGACGGCCTTCCAATACCGTTGGCCTTCATCAGGTCGCGCAGTTCTTCATCATCTACCTGCTTTCCGGCAGTTTCCATAGCCCGAAGCAGCGAAGCTTCTGTGTAATTTTTAGGAGGTTTGGTAGTTTTTTCAACAAATGAAGGTTCGTGGGGGCCACTTTCCCCTTTTTCGAATGAAGGAAGAATCCCCTCGTCATCCTCATTATTTTCATCATCGTCATCCGAAGAGCTTTTCTTATTCTCTTTCGGGAACAGCGCACGCCATCCTTCGTCCAGTATCTCCTTACCGCGGGCTACAAATTTGACCCCTTCCACCTCTGCATTCACCTCTGTTTTGGCTACTTTACAATCAGGGTAGAATACAGCGATGAAGCGTCTGGTAATTATGTCATATACCTTTTGTTCATCAGGGCTCAACGGCTTCTGCTCCCCTGTAGGGATGATCGCATGGTGATCCGTTACCTTATTATCATTAAATACCTTGGTTGACTTCCTGATCTTTTTGCCGAGGATAGGTGCAGTGTAATTGGCGTAATCTGACAGCCCCTGAAGTATGCCGGGTATTTTAGGGTACATATCATTGGGTAGAAATGTAGTATCTACCCTGGGGTATGTCACTACCTTTTTCTCATAAAGGCCCTGAATCAACTTTAAAGTTATCTCGGCAGTAAAACCAAATTTATTGTTGCAATAAACCTGCAAACCGGTAAGGTCAAACAGCTTAGGGGCATACTCTTTCCCGTCTTTTTTCTCAACTCCGGTTATAACAAGATCTTTACCCGTTACCTTGTTGAGAAGTTCTTCCCCTTCCTCTTTGGAAAAGAATTTACCCGTGGTATTGTTAAATTTGGTTTCCCTGTAAATGGTTTGCAGCTCCCAGTAAGGTTGAGGCACAAAGTTTTCTATTTCATAGTGCCGGTTCACTAACATGGCCAAAGTAGGCGTTTGTACGCGTCCGATGGATAGTACCTGCTTAAAGCCACCGTATTTAAGTGTATAGAGCCGGGTGGCATTCATACCAAGCAGCCAGTCGCCAATAGCCCGTGAGCTTCCCGCATAGAAGAGGTTATCAAATTCCTGTGCTGGTTTCAGTTTTTCAAATCCAGCCTTAATAGCTTCGGTGGTAAGTGACGATATCCAGAGGCGCTGAACCTCTCCTTCATATTTGGCTTCTTTGATTACCCACCGCTGTATCAACTCTCCTTCCTGGCCGGCATCACCACAGTTGATGACTACAGAGGCTTTTTGCAGCAGGCTTTTAATTACGTTGAATTGCTTTTTAACGCCGCCGTCCTTCATAAGCTTGGTTTCAAAACGCTCCGGCAGCATAGGCAGCGTGTTCAAATCCCACCGCTTCCAGTGCGGCTGGTAATCTTCCGGGGCATACAGCGTGCAAAAGTGCCCGAAAGTCCACGTAACCTGATAGCCATTGCCTTCAAAGTATCCTTCTTTACGAGCGTTAGCTCCTATTACCTGCGCTATTTCCCTGGCTACACTTGGTTTCTCGGCAATACAGACCTTCATATTTTAGTATTGAGATTTTAGTATTGAGCATTGAAGCTAAGGCCACTAAGCCTTAATTATTTATTGACACTCCTGTGCTCAATACTCACTGGCAAATCAACTGGCGAAAATACAAAATCTATTTTACAGCGGAAGGGTTTGTGGGGTTAGTTAGTGGACAGGATAACCTGTGATAAGTTGGTAATCGGCAAAAGCAGTTTGCAAAAGTTGTCGGTTTGGAAAGTAAACGGTAATCAGAGAAGGTCAACGGGTTGAATAGTAAGCAGTAAGGTGCTTCCAGCCCTGAAAAAAGGCGAAATCAATTAGCAAAAGGTGAAGCCTTTTGGAAAGTCATAGAGTAAAGCCCCATAAGGGTGGAATGTCATTCATTTATGGAAATATCTTCTGTTCACATGGTTGAGTAAGTACCTTCTAAACCCTTGCATTTTGCATTCCTTAAAAAAATTCCGAATGATACTGTAAGATAGTTCTCTTCACCTGTTTCAATAACAAGCCATAAAACCAAGGCTAACCGAAAGTAAGACTTATAAAAAATCAACCAGGCTGAATGGATGAACCGTTTGGGCCAAAACCAAAAAAATGAAGGACAATTTATCGAGCAGTAGCACACCAGGAAATCGCCTGGCTGGTAATAAAAGTAGTTTAGACAATGACATGGGAAGCAAAAACAGTCTCAACCGGTCGAGCTTAGATCAGGCCGGTTTACCTGTCCAAAGGCAGGCGGTCAGCAAGAATAATAATACAGGCTTGCCTGATAATCTTAAATCAGGGATTGAGAACCTTTCCGGTCACTCTATGGATGATGTCAAAGTGCACTACAACTCTGATAAGCCTGCCCAATTGCAGGCACATGCTTATGCACAGGGTACGGATATACATCTGGCATCAGGACAAGAGCAGCATTTGCCACACGAAGCCTGGCATGTGGTACAGCAAAAACAGGGTCGCGTGCAAGCTACTACCCAGCTAAAAGGTGTAAGTATCAATAATAATGCAGGGCTGGAAAAGGAGGCAGACGTTATGGGGGCCAAAGCCCTTGATACCGAAAGTGCTGTAGGGGGAAAATCAGTTCAAAAGGGTAGAATGGCCAGTTCAACATCTCCAGTGCAAAGAATTACCAAAGACGAGTTTGACCAGCAGGTAACAGACCAGGACCTTTTTGATAAATCGGGATCCTTCTACAAGGATGTAAACAATAATGATATCGATAAGGGCAAAGCCTGGGCCATTATTAAAAAACATGCAGGGAAGAACTTAAAACAACTGAATAAAGACCAGGCCATAGATATTATCCATCACCTGCATAGAGATCAGGTTTCGAGGGATAAAAAAGGTAAGATGCACCAAAACACACATGATATGGATCAGCTATATGACAGGGCGGAGCTGGTGCACCAGCACTTTGAAAAAGAAATTAAAAAGCTGGGAAAGCGGTATGGAGCCATAGAAGCAAAAGTACCGGAAGGACTAAAGAAACGTCCACGTGCTACAAAGAAGGTTGGTATGAAGTATAAAGGCGATGCCAGCCGGCTTAATGATCTTGTGCGCGCTACCATGATCTTCAAAAGCTACAAGGACATGAAAGATTCGGGAGGCCATGCTTTGTACGACATACTTCGTTTCTTTGATGAGGATCAGAATGCAACGAAATTTACTCCACCTACTCCTCAAAAACAGCAAAAGATGCTGCAGCAAATGACCAAAATCAAAAAACATATTACCAGGAACGCATATTTAAGCGTCAATAAAGGATATCAGCGTGTTGTAAAAAGCGTCATTAAAGACTTGAGGAATGGTGATGGTACAATTACCATTAACAACCGAAAAGATATAGACCTGCTCAGGGAGATCAGTTATGCCTGGTACAAAAAGGCGGATGATAAAATGTCTGCCTCAGGGCAAATGATTGTAAGAGGGGGATCACTGATAGAAAGATCAACTACCTACGAACATTAGTAGTAATGACCCCATTCTCAGCAGAGTCTTTCGTGAATCTCGCGAAGGGCTCTGTGCTTTACCCACAAAGTACAGCTTTTAAATATTCAATGCTCAAATATCAACACCATAGCTGACCTTAACTTTGTCCATCACCACATGGGTATAGAAGTGCTTTAAATTAGGGTTATCCATTAGCTGCCTTTTAGAGAACTCTTCAAAGTGCTGCATGTCCTTTACATTGACGATCAGTACAAAATCATAAGTACCCGTAACATAATAACATTGGGTAACTTCTACGCACTGCTGTATGCTCGCCTTGAATTTATCGATGGCCTTTGAGCTCCCCTCGTGAAGTACCACATCCACTACGCAGGTAATCCCAACACCTACAGCCTTGGGGGAAATAATGGATACATCGGCTTCAATAATTTTTTCCTTTCTAAGTTTTGCTATCCTACGCTGAACGGCACTTTGACTTAAATTGACCTCTACACTTATCTCCTCAGCAGTTAGCTTATTGTTTTGTTGCAGTAATCTTAATATCCCTCTATCGTACTCATCCAGCATATGCATAATTTGTTTATTTACATGTCAATAATAGGGTAAAATATGCATTTACACGCCATATCTGCCCTGTTTAATCTGTCAAGCGCCTTTAATTTTGCGCTTCGCATAAAACACTTATGTATGGAAAGCATTCACAGCACCAAAGCCCCAAAAGCAATTGGGCCATATGCCCAGGCAATACGCTCCGGAAATCTTTTGTTTTGTTCGGGCAAGACTCCAATAAATCCGCAGGCCATGGAAATTGAAGGAAATGACATTCAGACGCTGACCCAAAGGGTGCTCAAAAACCTTGAGGCAGTTTTAAACGAGGCCGGTCTCACCTTACGTCATGTGATTAAAACCAATGTGTTTTTATCTGATATGCAATTATTCCCCGAAATGAACGAGACATATGAGATATGCTTTAATGGACATAAGCCAGCCTGTAGCACTGTAGCAGTCAAAGGGCTGCCCCTGAATGCCCTGATAGAAATAGAATTAATCGCAGAAATCAATTAAATATGACATTTATGAGTTCAGATCAAAAGATTATGCTTCCGGCAGGAAGTTCATTTTCAGTAGAAGAAGTACAAAGGTTCAGAAATGAAACAAAAGGCTGTAGTCATGTGGTGCACCTGAATAATGCAGGAGCAGGATTAATGCCGGATATCGTTACCCAGTCACAGCTTGATCATATAGCACTAGAGGCAGAAATAGGTGGTTATGAGGCCTCAGCTTTACGGGCAGATGGGATAAAAGAATTTTACACTCAAACGGCCCTGCTGCTAAATTGCTCGCCCCGAAATATCGCTTTTACAGCCAGTGCCACTGATGCCTATACGAGGGCATTGTCTTCTATTCCCTTTGAATCCGGAGATGTGATACTTACGGATAAAGATGATTTTGTTTCCAACCAGATCCAGTTCCTTTCTTTGCAAAAGCGGCTGGGGGTTAAGGTCGTTCATATCAACAATAGCCCAGGGGGTGGGGTAGATTTGCAGGATTTGGGCGAAAAGCTAAAAAAATACAACCCCAGGCTACTGGCGATAACACACATCCCAACCAATTCCGGACTGGTCCAGCCTGTAGATGAAATTGCAGAAATATTCAGTAGCTATTTAAAAGAGAGCAACCATACCACTTGGTATATTTTGGATGCCTGCCAGTCGGCCGGACAAATGAAGCTGGATGTGCAGAAGCTCCAGTGTCACTTTTTGAGCATGACATGCCGGAAATTTTTGAGAGGCCCGCGCGGTACTGGGGCTTTATACATTTCTGATGAGGCACTTGATGCTGGTCTGGAACCGATGTTTATCGATATGCGTGGCGCCACATGGACTGAACACAATACCTACAAGCAACAGCCCGATGCGGTACGCTATGAGGATTGGGAGTTTGCCTACTCCACGGTAATCGGAACCAAAGCAGCCATTGAATATTGCCGGAATATAGGAGAAGAAAGAATTGAGCAACAGGTAAGGCTCCTCTCTCAAATGCTAAGACAAAAGCTTCAGGAGATAGAAACAGATCGAATCCAGGTTTTGGATCGTGGCCCTGCCTTGGGAGGTCTGGTGACATTTACAGTTAACAATGGTAACCCACAAACTATTGTAAGTGAGCTGCTGAAAAGGAAAATAAACGTAGTGCCGAGCTACCGTGAATTTGGCATTTTTGATTTTGATGAAAAAGGAGTCAGTTGGGCAGTTAGGGCTTCCCCCCATTACTATAATACTCTGGATGAGCTGGATGTGCTTGTTAATAGCCTTAGCGAGATCATCAGGTAAGTCTACCTCAGTAGTTGCAACTCCAACCAGTCGCGGGTACAAACAGAACTAATGACGGCTTTACTAAACTTCTATAAGTTTGGTAAAGCTTGACTGTTCGCTAATACCGGCTGAGGGTAATAGCCTTAAAGCAGAGGTTGCCACCTTGCTGAGCGTCGCCTTTCCCGATAATGGTCTCCTGCCATAATTAAAGATTGTGCCTCCGAAGGCCGCAGAGTCCTCTACGAGAGACTCTACTGGGAAATAATATATAATCCGGCCTTAATATAATAGCATTGTGCCCCTTCAAAGGGGGATTGGTGAGTAGTATGGGTGAAGTTTTGTCTTAAAAATTAAGTTATTGTAAATCCGGATTGCGTTTTATTCTTATGGGGAGAATAACCTTTGATTTCACTTCAATCCCTTTCATTTTTGCCGGTTTGAACCTAAAGTCTAACTCCTGTAATTGACCTTCAACAAATTTATCAATTGCTGTTTCTATTCCTTTGACGATGTTCTTTTCCAGTAAGGAACCATCTTTTCCTATGACAAATTCAAAATAGATCTTCCCTTCAATATCCTTGAATTTATTGCCTTTTTTGGCAATTTTATCATTAATGAACTGGTCGATAGAATCCAAACTAATTAACAACTCTGGCTGCTCTTCAGCTATTATATAGGCAAAATCAGAGGATAGCAGCTCCTCCCGTTCCTCTTCAGTGATCTTAATTTCAAGGGGTTCTTCCACATACCAACTCCGCCAGATTCCCTTGCTCTGAAGCCTTTCATATTCTTTGCAAAGTTTGGGTGTAAGTTGAGCCACTTTATCATAGAAAGGCTTGATCAATTCCGAATATCTTTGAGTTCCAAGTTCCTCAA
This region of Fulvivirga ulvae genomic DNA includes:
- a CDS encoding aminotransferase class V-fold PLP-dependent enzyme — protein: MSSDQKIMLPAGSSFSVEEVQRFRNETKGCSHVVHLNNAGAGLMPDIVTQSQLDHIALEAEIGGYEASALRADGIKEFYTQTALLLNCSPRNIAFTASATDAYTRALSSIPFESGDVILTDKDDFVSNQIQFLSLQKRLGVKVVHINNSPGGGVDLQDLGEKLKKYNPRLLAITHIPTNSGLVQPVDEIAEIFSSYLKESNHTTWYILDACQSAGQMKLDVQKLQCHFLSMTCRKFLRGPRGTGALYISDEALDAGLEPMFIDMRGATWTEHNTYKQQPDAVRYEDWEFAYSTVIGTKAAIEYCRNIGEERIEQQVRLLSQMLRQKLQEIETDRIQVLDRGPALGGLVTFTVNNGNPQTIVSELLKRKINVVPSYREFGIFDFDEKGVSWAVRASPHYYNTLDELDVLVNSLSEIIR
- a CDS encoding Rid family detoxifying hydrolase gives rise to the protein MESIHSTKAPKAIGPYAQAIRSGNLLFCSGKTPINPQAMEIEGNDIQTLTQRVLKNLEAVLNEAGLTLRHVIKTNVFLSDMQLFPEMNETYEICFNGHKPACSTVAVKGLPLNALIEIELIAEIN
- a CDS encoding Lrp/AsnC family transcriptional regulator, yielding MLDEYDRGILRLLQQNNKLTAEEISVEVNLSQSAVQRRIAKLRKEKIIEADVSIISPKAVGVGITCVVDVVLHEGSSKAIDKFKASIQQCVEVTQCYYVTGTYDFVLIVNVKDMQHFEEFSKRQLMDNPNLKHFYTHVVMDKVKVSYGVDI